One bacterium DNA window includes the following coding sequences:
- a CDS encoding NAD(P)/FAD-dependent oxidoreductase, translating to MIPMIRIGQSYRKHPPEGRFDVVVVGSGVGGLTTAALLAKHAGKRVLVLERHYMPGGFTHVFRRRGYEWDVGVHYIGGMGSRKSGSLRLFEYVTDGSVEWASMGEVYDRIAIGDNIYDFVVGPERFRARMAEYFPKETTAIDRYLELLKRTERWSGLYFAEKAVPRAVAAVGGALMRAPFLRYARQTTGEVLDVITGDSELKAVLTGQFGDYGLPPGRSSFAMHALLARHYLWGGFYPVGGSSVIAAAIAPVIEAAGGKVLFQADVEEILVRNGRARGVKMADGVEIEADTVVSDAGVRNTYARLLAAVVARAHGLESRARGHPASVSHLCLYVGFKRTAAELGLPKSNLWLYPGPDHDASFANYLADPEAPLPVVYVSFPSAKDPSFEARYPGRATVELITLAPFERFETWAGTEWRKRGDEYEALKASLAERMLDQFGRFLPGVREQIDYLEISTPLSTRHFAGYERGEIYGLDHSPARFLDRSLRPRTAVPGLYLTGQDVASCGVVGAMAGGYLAGSAMLRRNLLAAAMKS from the coding sequence ATGATTCCCATGATCCGTATTGGCCAGAGTTACCGTAAGCACCCTCCCGAGGGGCGATTCGATGTCGTCGTCGTCGGCTCCGGTGTCGGCGGGCTGACGACCGCGGCGCTTCTGGCCAAACATGCCGGCAAGCGAGTGCTGGTTCTGGAGCGTCACTACATGCCGGGCGGTTTCACTCACGTCTTCAGGCGGCGCGGTTACGAGTGGGACGTGGGCGTGCACTACATCGGCGGCATGGGAAGCCGCAAGTCGGGCTCGCTCCGGCTCTTCGAATATGTTACCGATGGCTCGGTCGAGTGGGCGTCGATGGGTGAGGTCTACGACCGGATCGCGATCGGTGACAACATCTACGACTTTGTGGTGGGTCCCGAGCGCTTCCGAGCGCGCATGGCCGAGTACTTTCCAAAAGAGACAACGGCGATCGATCGCTACCTCGAGCTCCTGAAGAGAACCGAAAGGTGGAGTGGGCTCTACTTCGCCGAGAAGGCGGTGCCGAGAGCGGTAGCGGCGGTTGGCGGTGCTCTGATGAGGGCACCATTCCTCCGCTACGCTCGGCAGACCACCGGCGAAGTACTCGACGTGATCACCGGCGACTCCGAGCTCAAGGCGGTCCTGACCGGGCAATTCGGCGATTACGGCCTGCCGCCCGGTCGGAGCAGCTTCGCCATGCACGCCCTCCTCGCCAGGCACTATCTCTGGGGCGGTTTCTATCCGGTAGGTGGCTCGTCGGTGATCGCGGCCGCGATCGCTCCGGTAATCGAGGCGGCTGGTGGCAAAGTCCTCTTCCAGGCTGATGTCGAGGAGATTCTGGTCCGCAACGGCCGAGCCAGAGGGGTGAAGATGGCCGATGGCGTCGAGATCGAAGCGGATACCGTGGTCAGCGACGCAGGAGTCCGCAACACCTACGCAAGGCTATTGGCCGCGGTCGTAGCACGGGCACACGGCCTCGAGAGCCGGGCACGAGGCCATCCGGCGTCGGTCTCGCACCTGTGCCTCTACGTGGGTTTCAAGCGGACCGCGGCCGAGCTCGGGCTGCCCAAGAGCAATCTGTGGCTCTATCCGGGCCCCGATCACGACGCGAGCTTCGCCAACTACCTCGCGGATCCGGAGGCGCCTCTGCCGGTGGTCTACGTCTCTTTCCCCTCGGCCAAGGATCCGAGCTTCGAGGCGCGCTACCCCGGTCGGGCAACGGTGGAGCTGATCACTCTGGCTCCGTTCGAGCGCTTCGAGACCTGGGCGGGGACCGAGTGGCGCAAGCGAGGCGACGAGTACGAGGCCTTGAAGGCAAGCCTGGCGGAGCGGATGCTCGATCAGTTCGGCCGCTTTCTTCCTGGCGTTCGCGAGCAGATCGACTACCTCGAGATCTCGACGCCTCTTTCGACCCGGCACTTCGCCGGCTACGAGCGCGGAGAGATCTACGGCCTCGACCATTCACCCGCGCGTTTCCTGGATCGCTCACTGCGGCCGCGAACCGCCGTCCCCGGTCTCTACTTGACCGGGCAGGACGTGGCTTCTTGCGGGGTCGTCGGCGCCATGGCCGGCGGCTATCTTGCCGGCTCCGCGATGCTGCGCCGAAATCTGCTCGCCGCCGCGATGAAGAGCTGA
- a CDS encoding hydrogenase iron-sulfur subunit — MPASEHGDEDRDLRGENATPPNTELVFPEPRPRASRWLERALRPLDGLFNRVYTSDWNPLYKSGALAVTFLLMTLVTGVYLFILYQVADPYGSVARLDSTWLGSVMRSVHRYSADLAIVAVALHALKMLMTGRTWGPRALAWVTGVFLLGVLLLCGWTGLVMAWDVQGQLVAIEGARLLDLLPIFSEPISRSFTHPDSVGRSFFFMNLFLHVALPLGLAGLYWLHSSRVARAPIFPPKAIHRYSIGAVIVLSVLVPVPLPPKSDLLAVPIDVPLDVFYAFWLPVARGVSAPAHLLFWAALAAVTVSVPWWWRPEKRMVAKSIVDEHHCAGCTQCYLDCPYEAINMVTRSEPSDLSVYVARVDPALCVGCGICSGSCAPMGVGPVGRSGRDQLRAAEAFLHATQPGVDDLVLIGCGYGPGSDMTLASEDGLIAYPSGCTGSVHTSVIESILRWGVAGVYLLTCPDRDCFFREGPKWLEERVYNDREAELKNRIDKRRVRIGSFATSETALAWRSIAEFRAELAGLSPVVPERDAAVEAECKTTDAYADYA; from the coding sequence GTGCCCGCGTCGGAACATGGAGACGAAGACCGCGACCTTCGCGGCGAGAACGCGACGCCCCCGAACACCGAGCTCGTCTTCCCCGAGCCCCGACCCCGAGCCTCAAGATGGCTCGAACGGGCACTACGACCGCTCGACGGCCTCTTCAACCGCGTCTACACCTCGGATTGGAACCCGCTCTACAAGAGCGGCGCCCTGGCCGTCACTTTTCTCCTGATGACACTCGTCACCGGGGTCTATCTTTTTATCCTCTATCAAGTGGCCGATCCTTACGGATCGGTCGCCCGCCTAGACTCCACCTGGCTGGGCTCGGTCATGCGCTCGGTGCATCGTTACAGCGCCGACCTCGCCATCGTGGCGGTGGCGTTGCACGCCTTGAAGATGCTGATGACGGGACGCACCTGGGGCCCGCGCGCACTCGCCTGGGTCACGGGCGTCTTCCTGCTCGGCGTCCTGTTGCTCTGCGGCTGGACCGGATTGGTGATGGCCTGGGACGTCCAGGGACAGCTGGTGGCCATCGAAGGAGCTCGGCTTCTGGATCTGCTGCCCATTTTCTCGGAGCCGATCAGCCGGTCGTTCACGCACCCGGATTCCGTCGGGCGATCATTCTTCTTCATGAATCTGTTTCTCCATGTCGCGCTGCCGCTCGGACTCGCCGGCCTCTATTGGCTGCATTCCTCTCGAGTGGCCAGGGCGCCGATCTTCCCGCCGAAGGCGATCCATCGGTACTCGATCGGCGCGGTGATCGTCCTGTCGGTTCTAGTACCTGTTCCCCTGCCGCCGAAGTCGGACCTTCTGGCCGTACCGATCGACGTGCCACTCGACGTCTTCTACGCATTCTGGCTTCCGGTCGCGCGCGGTGTCTCGGCCCCCGCACACCTGCTCTTCTGGGCCGCGTTGGCCGCGGTCACGGTTTCCGTTCCTTGGTGGTGGCGCCCCGAGAAACGCATGGTCGCAAAATCCATCGTCGACGAGCATCACTGCGCCGGATGCACCCAGTGCTACCTCGATTGTCCGTACGAGGCGATCAACATGGTCACGCGCTCAGAGCCCTCGGACCTGTCGGTGTATGTCGCCAGAGTGGACCCGGCGCTGTGCGTGGGCTGCGGCATCTGCTCGGGCTCGTGTGCGCCGATGGGAGTCGGCCCGGTAGGCCGCTCCGGCCGCGACCAGCTGCGAGCGGCCGAGGCCTTCCTGCACGCCACACAACCGGGAGTGGACGATCTGGTGCTCATCGGCTGCGGCTACGGGCCCGGATCCGATATGACCCTGGCTTCGGAGGATGGGCTCATCGCCTACCCGAGCGGCTGCACCGGCTCGGTCCACACCTCGGTCATCGAGTCGATTCTGCGTTGGGGCGTCGCCGGCGTCTATCTCCTTACCTGCCCGGATCGAGACTGTTTCTTTCGCGAGGGCCCCAAGTGGCTCGAGGAGCGCGTCTACAACGACCGCGAGGCCGAGCTCAAAAACCGGATCGACAAGCGCCGCGTGAGAATCGGCAGCTTCGCCACCAGCGAGACCGCGTTAGCCTGGCGCTCGATCGCCGAATTCCGAGCCGAGCTCGCCGGTCTCTCTCCCGTCGTGCCCGAGCGCGACGCCGCCGTCGAAGCGGAATGCAAGACCACGGACGCCTATGCCGATTATGCGTAG
- a CDS encoding SCO family protein: MTPKFALGAFIAWLVITVMWWALAFAPLPVPPDWLASARSVCFGTQPNGLPEPWGWATLIASPLAMLGFLLGVWGRDLGRALRQLALGRIGRVVLVALSLVPLIGVAFVGGRVAQARRLDAITRLSTIPDELPESYPRQERPAPVLGLVDQSGEVLSIEDLDGRPALLTFAFAHCKTICPVVVETVRRAATELAEVEPKVPSAVVVVTLDPWRDTPSALPSLVESWRLSELPATHVLSGEVAEVLGVLEAWDMPIDRDPQTGDVTHPALVYVLAPDGTIAYAFNGPTVGWVVEAVRRVMA, translated from the coding sequence GTGACACCGAAATTCGCCCTCGGAGCGTTTATCGCCTGGCTGGTGATTACAGTCATGTGGTGGGCGCTCGCGTTTGCGCCGCTACCGGTTCCGCCAGACTGGCTGGCGAGCGCACGAAGCGTGTGCTTCGGGACCCAGCCCAACGGCCTGCCCGAGCCCTGGGGCTGGGCGACCTTGATCGCCAGTCCACTGGCGATGCTTGGCTTCTTGCTCGGTGTCTGGGGCCGCGATCTGGGCCGAGCTCTCCGGCAGTTGGCGCTGGGCCGAATCGGGCGCGTGGTCCTGGTCGCCCTTTCGTTGGTGCCCTTGATCGGCGTGGCATTCGTGGGCGGACGAGTCGCTCAAGCACGTCGTCTGGATGCCATTACGCGGCTTTCGACGATTCCCGACGAGCTTCCCGAGAGCTATCCGCGGCAGGAGAGACCGGCGCCGGTTCTGGGCCTGGTCGATCAAAGTGGAGAGGTGCTGTCGATCGAGGATCTGGATGGACGACCTGCGCTACTGACATTCGCCTTCGCCCACTGCAAGACGATCTGCCCCGTCGTCGTCGAGACCGTCCGACGTGCCGCGACCGAGCTTGCGGAGGTCGAGCCGAAAGTCCCGTCAGCCGTGGTGGTGGTGACGCTGGATCCCTGGCGCGACACACCGAGCGCCCTACCCTCGCTGGTCGAGTCTTGGCGCCTGAGCGAGCTGCCGGCCACGCACGTGCTTTCGGGCGAGGTGGCGGAGGTCCTCGGCGTGCTGGAGGCCTGGGACATGCCCATCGATCGCGATCCGCAGACGGGTGATGTCACACACCCGGCGCTGGTCTACGTGCTGGCGCCCGACGGCACCATCGCCTATGCGTTCAACGGTCCGACCGTCGGGTGGGTCGTCGAAGCGGTCCGGCGCGTCATGGCGTAG
- a CDS encoding cytochrome c oxidase subunit I, producing the protein MFRRCPVTGLNVNRDAENLLKINAVVAIVALLIGAVAAILLALTRWQTVHLLPADWYYRLLTAHGLNMLIFFIIFFEMAILYFAGPIALNSRQPAPRLGWTGFALMLVGMVMVDWMVFAGKADVLFTSYVPLRADPLYYLGIILFAVGALIVVGLFFASLVVAKREKTYEGSMPLVAFGGLTAAIIAVITLLHGAIVYIPTFFWSLGMMEMDPQVYRLIWWGLGHSSQQINVAAMVAVWYLLGGLTVGAVVLNEKVSRWAFVLYVGFISMASAHHLLVDPGMGPGWKVWNTSYAMYLAVLASMIHGFTVPAGIELGQRMRGFVKGSFEWLKKAPWSDPGFSGMFMSLLIFGFLGGITGVTIGTEQINIIAHNTLRIPGHFHTTVVGGTALAFMALTYYVIPLIFRKKVALWKLAKIQPYLFAIGITVMSMSMTFAGIFGAPRRHWDISFANAPFQHEFPPAVDLLLAGVGLGGVLAAIGALSFVIIAVLSVFFGKTLDFEALEPGMAGVPQGVSKLPPQINTGEEAEQVHKKGTPGTVILVFVFLAVFMLYYFTNWKLLSLIWKIG; encoded by the coding sequence GTGTTTCGCCGCTGTCCGGTCACCGGCCTGAACGTCAACCGCGATGCCGAGAACCTGCTCAAGATCAACGCGGTCGTGGCGATCGTCGCCCTCCTGATCGGCGCCGTGGCGGCGATTCTGCTCGCCCTGACCCGCTGGCAGACCGTGCATCTGCTGCCGGCCGACTGGTATTACCGGCTGCTGACCGCGCACGGGCTCAATATGTTGATCTTCTTCATCATCTTCTTCGAGATGGCGATTCTTTACTTCGCCGGCCCGATCGCCCTCAACTCGCGCCAGCCCGCCCCCAGGCTCGGCTGGACGGGGTTTGCCCTGATGCTCGTCGGCATGGTGATGGTCGACTGGATGGTGTTCGCCGGTAAGGCGGACGTACTGTTTACTTCCTACGTACCGCTCAGAGCCGACCCGCTCTACTACCTGGGGATCATCCTCTTCGCCGTCGGTGCTCTGATCGTCGTGGGTCTGTTCTTCGCGAGCCTGGTGGTCGCCAAGCGGGAGAAGACCTACGAGGGGTCGATGCCGCTCGTCGCCTTTGGCGGATTGACGGCGGCGATCATCGCCGTCATCACCCTCCTGCACGGCGCCATCGTCTATATCCCGACCTTCTTCTGGTCGCTCGGCATGATGGAGATGGACCCCCAGGTCTACCGGCTGATCTGGTGGGGCCTGGGACATTCGTCGCAGCAGATCAATGTCGCGGCCATGGTCGCGGTCTGGTATCTGCTCGGCGGGCTGACCGTGGGCGCCGTGGTGCTCAACGAGAAAGTCAGCCGGTGGGCGTTCGTGCTCTACGTCGGCTTCATCTCGATGGCGTCGGCCCACCACCTCCTGGTCGACCCGGGCATGGGACCGGGATGGAAGGTCTGGAACACGAGCTACGCGATGTATCTGGCGGTTCTGGCCAGCATGATCCACGGCTTCACCGTGCCGGCGGGCATCGAGCTCGGACAGCGCATGCGCGGCTTCGTCAAGGGCAGCTTCGAGTGGCTGAAGAAGGCGCCCTGGAGCGACCCGGGTTTCAGCGGGATGTTCATGTCGCTGCTGATCTTCGGCTTTCTCGGCGGCATCACGGGCGTGACGATCGGCACCGAGCAGATCAACATCATCGCCCACAACACGCTGCGGATTCCCGGTCACTTCCACACCACGGTGGTGGGCGGCACGGCCCTGGCGTTCATGGCGCTGACCTACTACGTGATACCGCTCATCTTCCGCAAGAAGGTGGCGCTGTGGAAGCTGGCCAAGATCCAGCCCTACTTGTTTGCGATCGGCATCACCGTGATGTCGATGAGCATGACGTTCGCCGGAATCTTCGGCGCTCCGCGGAGGCATTGGGACATTTCCTTCGCCAATGCACCGTTTCAGCACGAGTTCCCGCCCGCGGTCGACCTGCTACTGGCCGGCGTCGGTCTGGGCGGGGTGCTGGCGGCGATCGGCGCCCTGTCTTTCGTGATCATCGCGGTGCTCTCGGTGTTCTTCGGTAAGACGCTCGATTTCGAGGCACTCGAGCCCGGAATGGCCGGAGTCCCGCAGGGTGTCAGCAAGCTCCCGCCGCAGATCAACACGGGCGAAGAGGCCGAGCAAGTACACAAGAAAGGGACCCCGGGAACCGTGATTCTGGTCTTCGTCTTTCTGGCGGTTTTCATGCTCTACTACTTCACGAATTGGAAACTGCTCTCCCTCATCTGGAAAATCGGCTGA
- a CDS encoding cytochrome c oxidase subunit II, with protein sequence MSLHTAIVPPKGVWWKPAGKQEKVWIIIAFIWCMVLFAMMPFWHIKGGQNPSGIRSKVEAKAFATRVERFIEDYKVGEESGIPVVKPPPGSDVYLQGTMWAWKPVLVLKEGVEYTLHISSLDVNHGFSLYPANVNFQIVPGYDYGLKITPNNPGDYKVICNEFCGINHHLMLGKIVIEPAGSGAAAGAAAAAGGAL encoded by the coding sequence ATGAGCCTACACACCGCAATCGTCCCACCCAAAGGGGTCTGGTGGAAGCCTGCGGGCAAGCAGGAAAAGGTCTGGATCATCATCGCGTTCATCTGGTGCATGGTGCTCTTCGCCATGATGCCGTTTTGGCATATCAAGGGTGGACAGAACCCTTCCGGGATTCGCTCCAAGGTCGAAGCCAAGGCTTTTGCGACCCGGGTCGAGCGCTTCATCGAAGACTACAAGGTCGGCGAGGAGAGCGGGATCCCGGTCGTCAAGCCGCCGCCGGGAAGCGACGTCTATCTCCAGGGCACGATGTGGGCTTGGAAGCCTGTGCTGGTTCTCAAAGAGGGGGTGGAGTACACGCTTCACATTTCCTCGCTCGACGTCAATCACGGTTTCAGCCTCTATCCGGCGAATGTCAACTTCCAGATCGTTCCTGGATATGACTACGGGCTCAAGATCACGCCCAACAACCCCGGTGACTACAAGGTGATCTGTAACGAGTTCTGCGGCATCAATCATCATCTGATGCTCGGCAAGATCGTGATCGAGCCCGCGGGCTCGGGTGCCGCAGCAGGCGCGGCCGCCGCGGCAGGAGGTGCCCTATGA
- the ppc gene encoding phosphoenolpyruvate carboxylase has product MSSTVRESQAQGLFAQLSEDVDFLGRALGTVLRQLEGEGFYELVERVRGLTKGLREDPGRQDLEAELGGILAGLELGQAERLVRAFTVYFQLINLAEEIHRIRVNRVREREATEDEPKPESVAAAIKHLKDHGWPYERVRGFVEDLDIQLTLTAHPTEVKRYTVRLKLERIASALRHLREWDLAPQDRRALRDEIHAEVATLWRTRELFTRKPTVLDEVKNALYYYRRSLLDAVPRLQGDFARALAVYYGDSGSGADSQEPLSPMVRFRSWIGGDRDGNPFVTPEVTEETYRLQGEVAIERHLADVDLLVQRLSQWERRLPKAASLDRLRGELEKLADRFGLSPRFAGEPYRRRLFYVHRDLTEELGRLRSAGSPASDESGDVAGLGGAGGAKYRADLAKLDRALRASGDARAADAFVRPVQHRAAAFGTYLAALDLREHSRHHEAALDDLLRQSGTTQSYRELPEAARIEVLAPRLEAEAPEVPGELEATTVKALEFLRVLAGVQQRLGAEATGGYVISMTEGVSDILEVLVLSRFAGVREIDAVPLFETVADLENAPDVLSDLLAIPAYLEHIERRGLQEIMIGYSDSNKDAGFLAANWALYQAQEGVAEVCREAGIPLRIFHGRGTSIGRGGGPAGQAILAQPPGSLGGRMRMTEQGEALDNRYSDPDLAHRHLEQVAHAFLLSSARDDAKARADVPGAYRDAIARAAAAAKARYRGLLESEGFLDFYHSVTPIDEISRLDIGSRPARRQGEPSLSNLRAIPWVFSWTQCRANLPGWFSLGSGLEVVPDTLLAEMYREWPFFRTLLDFSQMSLAKADFGIFDRYLALVETREIRQRFGTLIHEEFERTVAAISRATGTGLLDGDPTLARSIRLRDPYVDPISHCQVELLRRLRSLPEDAVDREALDYAVKVSLVGVSAGMRNTG; this is encoded by the coding sequence ATGTCTTCGACCGTTCGGGAAAGCCAGGCGCAAGGTCTGTTTGCTCAACTGAGCGAGGATGTCGATTTTCTGGGCCGGGCCTTGGGCACGGTCCTGCGGCAGCTCGAGGGGGAAGGGTTCTATGAGCTCGTCGAGCGGGTTCGCGGTCTGACCAAAGGACTTCGAGAAGACCCGGGAAGGCAGGACCTCGAAGCCGAGCTCGGCGGGATCCTGGCCGGGCTCGAGCTCGGGCAGGCCGAGCGCCTGGTGAGGGCTTTCACGGTCTACTTCCAGCTCATCAACCTGGCCGAGGAGATCCATCGCATCCGGGTGAATCGGGTAAGAGAGCGCGAAGCGACGGAGGACGAACCCAAGCCCGAGTCCGTGGCGGCGGCGATCAAGCATCTCAAGGATCACGGCTGGCCCTATGAACGGGTGCGAGGATTCGTTGAAGATCTCGACATTCAGCTTACCCTCACCGCGCACCCCACCGAGGTCAAGCGCTACACGGTGCGTCTGAAGCTCGAGCGTATTGCGAGCGCGCTCAGGCATCTGCGCGAGTGGGATCTGGCGCCCCAGGACCGGCGGGCGCTTCGAGACGAGATCCACGCCGAGGTGGCGACGCTCTGGCGGACTCGCGAGTTGTTCACCCGCAAACCGACGGTCCTCGACGAGGTCAAGAACGCCCTCTATTACTACCGGCGTTCGCTTCTCGATGCAGTACCGAGGCTCCAGGGTGATTTCGCGCGCGCGCTCGCGGTCTACTACGGCGACTCGGGGTCCGGCGCCGATTCGCAAGAGCCGCTGTCTCCGATGGTGCGCTTTCGCTCGTGGATCGGAGGCGACCGAGACGGGAATCCGTTCGTGACCCCCGAGGTGACCGAAGAAACCTACCGTCTGCAGGGCGAGGTGGCGATCGAGCGCCATCTCGCCGACGTCGATCTGCTGGTGCAGCGACTCTCGCAGTGGGAGCGCCGGCTGCCCAAGGCAGCATCCCTGGACAGGCTCAGAGGCGAGCTGGAGAAACTGGCCGATCGCTTCGGACTCAGCCCTCGGTTTGCCGGCGAGCCCTATCGGAGGCGCTTGTTTTACGTTCATCGTGATCTCACCGAGGAGCTCGGCCGGTTGCGGTCGGCCGGGTCCCCCGCGAGCGATGAATCCGGTGATGTCGCGGGGCTCGGCGGTGCCGGTGGCGCCAAGTATCGGGCCGATCTGGCGAAGCTCGACCGAGCTCTCCGGGCAAGCGGCGACGCCCGCGCCGCGGACGCCTTCGTTCGTCCGGTGCAGCACCGGGCCGCGGCTTTCGGCACCTATCTCGCCGCCTTGGACCTGCGGGAGCACTCCCGGCACCACGAGGCGGCGCTCGACGATCTGCTGCGACAGAGTGGGACTACCCAGAGCTATCGAGAGCTGCCCGAGGCGGCGCGGATCGAAGTGCTCGCGCCTCGGCTCGAGGCCGAGGCTCCGGAAGTGCCCGGGGAGCTCGAGGCGACAACGGTCAAGGCTCTCGAGTTTCTGCGAGTCCTCGCCGGCGTCCAGCAGCGCCTCGGCGCGGAAGCAACCGGCGGCTACGTGATATCGATGACCGAAGGCGTTTCCGACATCCTCGAGGTTCTCGTGCTCTCCCGATTTGCTGGGGTCCGCGAGATCGATGCGGTGCCGCTGTTCGAGACCGTGGCCGACCTCGAGAACGCGCCCGACGTTCTGAGCGATCTGCTTGCGATCCCGGCGTACCTGGAGCATATCGAGCGGAGGGGGCTTCAGGAGATCATGATCGGGTACTCCGATTCGAACAAGGATGCCGGCTTTCTGGCGGCCAACTGGGCTCTCTACCAGGCCCAGGAGGGCGTCGCCGAGGTCTGCAGGGAAGCCGGGATCCCGCTGCGCATCTTTCATGGCCGCGGCACCTCGATCGGACGCGGCGGAGGTCCCGCGGGGCAAGCGATTCTGGCGCAACCGCCCGGGTCGCTCGGTGGCCGCATGCGCATGACCGAGCAGGGCGAGGCCCTCGACAACCGCTACTCGGACCCCGATCTCGCGCACCGGCATCTGGAGCAGGTCGCGCACGCCTTCCTGTTGAGCTCGGCGCGGGACGACGCCAAGGCTCGAGCGGATGTGCCCGGCGCGTACCGTGACGCGATCGCCCGGGCCGCGGCAGCGGCTAAAGCTCGTTACCGGGGACTGCTCGAGTCCGAGGGCTTCCTCGATTTCTATCACTCGGTGACGCCGATCGACGAGATCAGCCGGCTTGATATCGGCTCGCGGCCGGCCCGGCGCCAGGGAGAGCCGTCGCTGTCGAACCTGCGCGCGATTCCGTGGGTCTTCTCTTGGACACAGTGTCGGGCCAACCTCCCGGGCTGGTTCAGCCTGGGATCGGGGCTCGAAGTGGTCCCGGACACACTGCTCGCCGAGATGTACCGCGAGTGGCCGTTCTTTCGAACGCTGCTCGATTTTTCGCAGATGAGCCTCGCCAAGGCCGACTTCGGAATCTTCGACCGCTACCTTGCGCTGGTGGAGACTCGGGAGATCAGGCAGCGCTTCGGCACTCTGATTCACGAGGAGTTCGAGCGTACGGTCGCCGCCATCAGCCGGGCAACCGGTACCGGACTCCTCGATGGCGATCCGACGCTGGCGCGCTCGATCCGGCTGCGCGACCCGTATGTCGACCCGATCTCCCACTGCCAGGTCGAGCTTCTGAGACGGCTGCGGTCACTCCCCGAAGACGCAGTCGACCGCGAAGCGCTCGACTACGCGGTCAAAGTGAGTCTGGTCGGAGTCTCGGCAGGAATGCGCAATACCGGCTGA
- a CDS encoding peroxiredoxin, with the protein MGEAKPSSKSRTEKTAALALALVLAGAGGASAERLKFRSIDGTGNNKDHAEWGSTGVELLRLTSPAYDNGRSTPAGVSRPGAREISNGCAAQEGSRRNRAGMSHFIWAWGQFVDHDISLTGPADPPERMDIPVPMGDPFFDPAGTGEMVIPFLRSNHGKGRVRQQVNEITAWIDGSSVYGSDKERARALRRRRGKGDRLKTGGAGLLPGNTRGLANAPTDHDPSLFLAGDVRANENVVLTSLHVLFVREHNRIARMLRRQGVSKHEERYQLARALVGAELQAITYNEFLPALLGAGALAPYEGYDPKVRPEISNLFSTACFRFGHSLLPRKLRRVARDGKPIPGGHLRLRDAFFAPQELVDTGVEPFLRGLASAYSQEVDVQVVDDVRNFLFGRPGEGGFDLPALNIQRGRDHGLASYNQTRIDLGLPPARTFADITGDREARQRLAAIYASVDDIDAWVGALAEDHVPGAMVGELIFHVVRDQFERLRDGDRFWYQSALPQDLVDWVEEHNLARIIRLNTKIGKELRDDLFRMP; encoded by the coding sequence ATGGGCGAGGCGAAACCGAGTTCGAAGTCGAGAACAGAGAAAACAGCGGCCCTGGCTTTGGCGCTTGTCCTTGCCGGCGCGGGTGGAGCGTCGGCCGAGCGGCTCAAGTTCCGCTCGATCGACGGTACCGGCAACAACAAGGACCACGCCGAGTGGGGCAGTACGGGAGTCGAGCTGCTTCGGCTGACGAGCCCCGCCTATGACAACGGCCGCTCGACGCCCGCCGGAGTCTCGAGACCCGGGGCGCGTGAGATCAGTAACGGTTGTGCCGCTCAGGAAGGCTCGCGGCGGAATCGCGCCGGGATGAGCCACTTCATCTGGGCTTGGGGGCAGTTTGTCGACCACGATATCTCGCTCACCGGTCCTGCCGATCCGCCCGAGCGGATGGACATTCCGGTTCCGATGGGCGATCCGTTTTTCGATCCGGCAGGAACCGGCGAGATGGTGATCCCCTTTCTGCGCTCCAACCATGGCAAGGGCCGGGTCCGACAGCAGGTCAACGAGATTACGGCCTGGATAGATGGCTCGTCGGTTTACGGCTCGGACAAGGAGCGTGCCAGGGCTTTGCGCCGAAGACGTGGCAAGGGTGATCGTTTGAAGACCGGAGGCGCGGGCCTGCTGCCCGGCAATACCCGCGGTCTGGCCAACGCGCCGACGGATCATGATCCGTCGCTTTTCCTGGCCGGGGACGTGCGCGCGAACGAGAATGTCGTGCTCACCTCCTTGCACGTGCTGTTCGTGCGCGAGCACAACCGCATAGCCCGCATGCTGCGCCGCCAGGGAGTCTCCAAGCACGAAGAGCGCTATCAGCTGGCCCGGGCCCTTGTCGGCGCCGAGCTCCAGGCGATTACCTACAACGAGTTCTTGCCGGCACTCCTGGGTGCGGGAGCCCTGGCTCCATACGAAGGCTACGATCCCAAGGTCCGTCCCGAGATCTCGAACCTGTTCTCTACCGCGTGTTTCCGTTTCGGTCACAGCTTGTTGCCAAGGAAGCTGCGGCGCGTGGCTCGCGACGGAAAACCGATTCCGGGGGGCCACCTCCGACTGCGAGATGCCTTCTTCGCGCCCCAGGAGCTGGTCGATACCGGTGTCGAGCCGTTTCTGCGCGGGCTCGCCTCGGCTTATTCGCAGGAGGTGGACGTCCAGGTCGTGGACGACGTGCGCAATTTTTTATTCGGCCGACCCGGTGAGGGCGGTTTCGATCTGCCCGCGCTCAATATCCAGCGGGGCCGCGACCACGGCCTGGCGAGCTACAACCAGACGCGCATCGATCTGGGGTTGCCACCGGCCCGGACCTTTGCCGACATTACCGGTGATCGCGAGGCCCGGCAGCGGCTTGCCGCAATCTACGCCTCGGTGGACGACATCGACGCCTGGGTGGGCGCGCTGGCCGAGGACCACGTGCCCGGCGCCATGGTGGGCGAGCTCATCTTTCACGTCGTGCGAGACCAGTTCGAACGGCTGAGAGACGGTGATCGGTTCTGGTACCAGAGCGCCTTGCCGCAGGATCTCGTGGACTGGGTCGAGGAGCACAATCTGGCGCGCATCATCCGGCTCAACACCAAGATCGGCAAAGAGCTGCGCGACGATCTTTTCCGAATGCCTTGA